The following coding sequences lie in one Treponema socranskii subsp. buccale genomic window:
- a CDS encoding AAA family ATPase, whose amino-acid sequence MSESNDADLFKNAHALREPLAARMRPRTLDEYIGQDHIVGKGRLLRRAIAADQLSSVIFYGPPGSGKTTLARVIANHTKSNFITLNAVLTGVADIRTAIKQAEDFYSLYSRRTILFVDEVHRWNKAQQDALLPWVENGTIILIGATTENPFFEVNKALVSRSRVFQLKPLTNDDLRKAAEQALGDKERGYGHWKVEFEKGALEHLIETANGDARSLLNALELAVETTPEKWDAAASPPVPAWGSTIYISRETAEESIQKKVVLYDRDGDYHYDIISAFIKSLRGRDPDAAMYWLARMVAAGEDASFIFRRMLISACEDTGLADPNAVSIVASCADAFDRVGMPEGRYFLAHAALYLSTAPKSNSSMAFFDALASVEKEDAEVPNHLRDGNRDAEGFGHGEGYLYPHAYRDHWVAQQYLPDALVGRVFYTPGTQGYEKTIRGDVLSRREIQIASLLEREAPSAGGDESAQYKTAAATKPDSVHFINNKKGEHLTFSPADAAKETALDRADKSWRARLDSNRAEVLLAVRDTMTELAGLLRHHRSLVWNADDGLLLWDVARKTPEGMTCGLCRTEKGKEILEQYGRTLGDLDKPVLQVLPEGAGGEGITSEIFSDVVLQFAYRGAEFDRLFFRNPFISPASIESLASSLSYMGRKKEAPSPAESEQAGEAVFAEDWLAVVAQRIPKNAQYLSRIVETQILTPATLGAYEDTLAKMKAAEDEFFGDTENPLFNWDASSVVRTFEKKGFTVRSLSRRFVEKRRITEEELTKWFDAKSSAYGAQIARSLSPKELEKIVRLLESARENTVFDWESETAFFTIADGTQNR is encoded by the coding sequence ATGTCCGAATCGAACGATGCCGATCTTTTTAAAAACGCACACGCGCTCCGCGAACCGCTGGCCGCACGGATGAGACCGCGGACGCTCGACGAATACATCGGGCAGGATCACATCGTCGGCAAGGGCAGGCTTTTGAGGCGCGCGATCGCAGCCGATCAGCTTTCGTCGGTTATCTTTTACGGGCCGCCGGGAAGCGGAAAAACGACGCTCGCCCGCGTCATCGCAAATCATACGAAAAGCAATTTTATCACGCTGAACGCCGTGCTCACGGGAGTCGCCGACATCAGAACGGCGATCAAACAGGCCGAAGACTTTTACAGTCTTTACAGCCGCCGCACGATTTTATTCGTCGACGAAGTGCACCGCTGGAACAAAGCGCAGCAGGACGCCCTCCTGCCGTGGGTCGAAAACGGTACGATCATTTTAATCGGAGCGACGACCGAAAATCCGTTTTTCGAAGTCAATAAAGCGCTCGTGAGCAGAAGCCGCGTATTTCAACTGAAACCGCTGACAAACGACGATTTGCGAAAAGCGGCAGAACAGGCGCTCGGCGACAAAGAGCGCGGCTACGGTCATTGGAAAGTCGAATTTGAAAAAGGCGCTCTCGAACACTTGATCGAAACGGCGAACGGAGACGCGCGCAGTTTGCTGAACGCGCTCGAACTCGCAGTAGAAACGACACCCGAAAAATGGGACGCCGCCGCCTCACCTCCCGTTCCCGCGTGGGGTTCGACGATCTACATAAGCCGCGAAACCGCCGAAGAATCGATTCAAAAAAAAGTCGTGCTCTACGACCGCGACGGCGATTATCACTACGATATCATCAGCGCGTTTATTAAAAGCCTGAGAGGGCGCGATCCCGACGCCGCGATGTATTGGCTCGCACGTATGGTCGCCGCCGGAGAAGACGCTTCCTTTATCTTCCGGAGAATGCTCATATCGGCCTGTGAAGACACGGGGCTTGCAGATCCGAACGCAGTGAGCATCGTCGCAAGCTGCGCCGACGCATTCGATCGAGTCGGCATGCCCGAAGGGCGCTACTTTCTCGCACATGCGGCGCTCTATCTTTCGACGGCGCCGAAATCGAACAGCAGTATGGCATTTTTCGATGCGCTCGCATCGGTGGAAAAAGAAGATGCGGAAGTGCCCAATCACTTGCGCGACGGAAACCGCGATGCCGAAGGTTTCGGTCACGGAGAAGGTTACCTCTACCCGCACGCATACCGCGATCACTGGGTCGCACAACAGTATTTACCCGACGCTCTCGTCGGCCGCGTCTTTTATACGCCGGGTACGCAGGGCTACGAAAAGACGATACGAGGAGACGTGCTTTCAAGGCGCGAAATCCAAATCGCTTCGCTCCTCGAACGGGAAGCGCCCTCGGCCGGCGGCGATGAAAGCGCGCAGTATAAAACGGCGGCCGCTACGAAGCCCGACTCAGTACATTTTATTAACAATAAAAAAGGCGAACACCTCACCTTCAGCCCCGCAGACGCGGCAAAGGAGACGGCGCTCGACAGAGCCGATAAATCGTGGCGGGCGCGTCTCGACTCGAATCGTGCCGAAGTGCTGCTGGCCGTGCGCGATACGATGACCGAACTCGCAGGCCTTCTCCGTCATCACCGCTCGCTCGTGTGGAACGCGGACGACGGTCTTTTACTGTGGGACGTCGCGCGGAAAACACCCGAAGGGATGACGTGCGGACTCTGCCGTACCGAAAAGGGAAAAGAAATTCTCGAGCAGTACGGAAGGACGCTCGGTGATTTGGATAAACCCGTCCTGCAAGTGCTCCCCGAAGGAGCGGGCGGAGAAGGCATTACAAGCGAAATCTTTTCCGATGTCGTCTTGCAGTTCGCATATCGGGGCGCCGAATTCGATCGTCTCTTTTTCCGAAATCCTTTTATCTCACCCGCATCGATCGAATCCCTTGCCTCTTCTCTTTCGTACATGGGGCGAAAAAAAGAAGCGCCCTCCCCTGCCGAAAGCGAACAGGCGGGTGAAGCGGTGTTCGCCGAAGACTGGCTTGCCGTCGTCGCGCAGCGCATTCCCAAAAACGCTCAGTATTTGAGCCGCATCGTCGAAACGCAGATACTCACGCCCGCAACGCTCGGCGCATACGAAGATACGCTTGCAAAAATGAAAGCGGCGGAAGACGAATTTTTCGGCGATACGGAAAACCCGCTTTTCAACTGGGATGCGTCGTCCGTCGTCCGCACATTCGAAAAAAAAGGCTTTACCGTACGAAGCTTATCGCGCCGCTTTGTCGAAAAACGGCGGATCACCGAAGAGGAACTTACAAAGTGGTTCGATGCGAAGTCGTCCGCATACGGCGCGCAGATAGCACGTTCGCTTTCTCCGAAAGAGCTTGAAAAAATCGTGCGTCTCCTCGAAAGTGCGCGAGAAAACACGGTCTTCGATTGGGAAAGCGAAACCGCATTTTTTACGATAGCGGACGGAACACAGAATCGGTAA
- the miaB gene encoding tRNA (N6-isopentenyl adenosine(37)-C2)-methylthiotransferase MiaB: MTYYFETYGCQMNLAESASIERLFIARGWQKAEDAQVADVAVINTCSVRATAENRVFGRLGWYAGLKALRQKTPGAKSKTLEKAEDFVRDGAKPLTLVVTGCMAERLLTSLKEEYPCIDYVVGTFAKKYFGDIIEAVEKGVSAAPLDDSPSYTFAPISAEPGAFSTFVPIMHGCNNFCTYCIVPYVRGREVSRPVEEVLSELDALSSYGVKEVTLLGQNVNSYCDADADFAKLLIIISDHLKKNNSPIEWVRFVSSHPKDLSDALIDAIKHNDVLCRHIHLPVQHGSTKILHAMNRRYTREQYLSLVDRIRAALPDVSLTTDVMLGFPGETDEDFEETLDLMKTVRYENAFMYYYNPREGTPAAKMQNQIPLEVKKARLQKIIDMQLKITAEEMQKRVGSTVKALVESVSRDDEAELLAKTERDERVAFKAEKSLIGKFVELHLTELSGQTFKGALLK; encoded by the coding sequence ATGACGTATTATTTTGAAACCTATGGATGTCAAATGAATCTCGCCGAGTCCGCGTCGATCGAACGGCTGTTTATCGCGCGCGGATGGCAAAAAGCCGAAGACGCGCAAGTCGCCGACGTCGCGGTTATCAATACCTGTTCGGTGCGCGCGACTGCCGAAAACCGTGTCTTCGGCAGGCTCGGCTGGTACGCGGGTTTGAAAGCCCTGCGGCAAAAGACGCCCGGCGCAAAATCGAAAACGCTCGAAAAGGCTGAGGATTTTGTCCGCGACGGCGCAAAGCCGCTCACGCTTGTGGTTACCGGCTGCATGGCCGAACGCCTTCTTACATCGCTCAAAGAAGAGTATCCGTGTATCGATTACGTTGTCGGAACTTTTGCAAAAAAATATTTCGGCGATATCATTGAAGCTGTGGAAAAAGGGGTGAGTGCGGCTCCTCTCGACGATTCGCCGTCGTATACCTTCGCACCGATTTCCGCCGAGCCGGGAGCTTTTTCGACCTTTGTGCCCATCATGCACGGCTGTAATAATTTTTGTACGTATTGTATCGTGCCCTATGTGCGGGGGAGGGAAGTGTCGCGCCCCGTCGAAGAAGTGCTTTCGGAACTCGATGCGCTTTCATCGTACGGCGTAAAAGAAGTGACGCTGCTCGGACAAAACGTCAATTCGTATTGCGACGCCGATGCCGACTTTGCAAAATTATTAATTATTATTTCCGATCATCTTAAAAAAAACAATTCGCCGATAGAGTGGGTACGCTTCGTTTCGAGTCATCCGAAGGATTTGAGCGATGCCCTTATCGACGCGATCAAGCACAACGATGTGCTGTGCCGCCACATCCATCTGCCGGTGCAGCACGGTTCGACGAAGATATTGCACGCGATGAACAGGCGCTATACGCGCGAGCAGTACCTTTCGCTTGTCGACCGCATAAGGGCCGCGCTTCCCGACGTATCGCTTACGACGGACGTCATGCTCGGCTTTCCGGGCGAGACGGATGAAGATTTCGAAGAAACGCTCGATCTGATGAAGACGGTGCGCTACGAAAACGCGTTTATGTACTATTATAATCCGAGAGAAGGAACGCCTGCGGCAAAGATGCAAAACCAGATTCCGCTCGAAGTAAAAAAAGCACGGCTGCAAAAGATCATCGATATGCAGCTTAAAATTACGGCGGAAGAAATGCAAAAGCGAGTCGGTTCGACGGTAAAAGCTCTCGTCGAATCGGTGAGCCGCGACGACGAAGCGGAGCTCCTTGCAAAGACGGAACGAGATGAGAGAGTCGCATTTAAAGCGGAAAAATCGCTTATCGGAAAATTCGTCGAGCTTCATTTGACCGAGCTTTCGGGTCAGACGTTTAAAGGCGCGCTTTTGAAATAG
- the folD gene encoding bifunctional methylenetetrahydrofolate dehydrogenase/methenyltetrahydrofolate cyclohydrolase FolD encodes MSAVIIDGKKTAAEIRERIASRTAELKSKGIVPCLAVILVGNDPASLSYVRAKRNALSEAGMNDRSVELPENTSEAELLSLIGELNRDESVHGILVQLPLPKHIDERKILFAISPEKDVDGFHPVNIGKLVIGCDAPLPCTPHGIVVLLKSMHIETSGARAVVVGRSNIVGKPLALLLSRKDCNATVTLCHTGTKDLKAITKDADIVVSAAGVPNTIRADMVKEGAVVIDVGVNRIPDASKKSGFRLTGDVDFDAVKEVASYITPVPGGVGPMTIAMLMQNTLEAAERGRER; translated from the coding sequence ATGAGCGCAGTGATTATCGACGGAAAAAAAACGGCGGCGGAGATTCGGGAGCGCATCGCCTCTCGGACGGCGGAACTGAAATCGAAAGGTATTGTTCCCTGTCTCGCCGTTATCCTTGTCGGAAACGACCCCGCAAGCCTTTCATACGTGCGCGCCAAGCGGAACGCGCTTTCGGAAGCGGGCATGAACGACCGTTCCGTCGAGCTTCCCGAAAATACAAGCGAAGCGGAATTGCTTTCGCTTATCGGAGAACTCAACCGAGACGAAAGCGTCCACGGCATTCTCGTGCAGCTGCCGCTTCCGAAGCACATCGACGAACGTAAAATACTCTTTGCGATTTCGCCCGAAAAAGACGTCGACGGTTTTCATCCTGTCAATATCGGAAAGCTCGTTATAGGCTGTGATGCGCCGCTTCCGTGTACGCCGCACGGCATCGTCGTACTCCTCAAATCGATGCACATTGAAACTTCGGGTGCGCGCGCGGTCGTCGTCGGTCGATCGAATATCGTCGGAAAACCGCTCGCCCTCCTTCTGTCTCGCAAAGACTGCAATGCGACGGTGACGCTCTGCCATACGGGAACGAAAGATTTGAAAGCGATTACAAAGGATGCCGATATCGTCGTTTCGGCGGCGGGCGTGCCGAATACGATCCGCGCGGATATGGTAAAAGAAGGTGCCGTCGTCATCGATGTCGGCGTAAACCGCATTCCCGATGCGTCGAAAAAGAGCGGTTTCCGTTTGACGGGCGATGTCGATTTCGATGCGGTAAAAGAAGTCGCATCGTATATTACGCCCGTGCCCGGAGGAGTCGGCCCCATGACGATTGCGATGCTCATGCAAAATACGCTTGAAGCTGCGGAGAGAGGGCGTGAGCGCTGA
- a CDS encoding TP0733 family outer membrane beta-barrel protein — translation MKRIVPLCCILFFCAAALFAAGKSQGDEYDDGTEFRYAMNGAGDQYIQISVMPSFPLNFKGKMYVGGAADLGYRRFLNGLFAVGGNIMVGYHPTIGSNIFNFWPVTASVTFQPSLWRFEFPISVGAGIAFETYQSRRYFPGLVVRPEIGMFYRMSESWSFGIGSVFLWMPQWYRDPAYNFDGLFLTASLSARYHF, via the coding sequence ATGAAACGGATTGTACCGCTGTGTTGCATATTGTTTTTTTGCGCCGCCGCTCTTTTTGCCGCCGGCAAATCTCAAGGCGACGAATACGATGACGGTACGGAATTCCGCTATGCGATGAACGGAGCCGGCGATCAATATATTCAAATCTCGGTTATGCCGAGTTTTCCGCTCAATTTCAAAGGCAAAATGTATGTCGGAGGCGCGGCGGATTTGGGCTACCGGCGCTTTCTCAACGGATTGTTTGCCGTCGGCGGCAATATCATGGTCGGCTATCATCCGACGATAGGCAGCAATATATTCAATTTTTGGCCCGTAACGGCAAGCGTTACATTTCAGCCGAGTCTGTGGCGCTTCGAATTTCCGATCTCCGTCGGCGCGGGTATCGCATTCGAAACCTATCAGAGCAGACGATATTTTCCGGGACTCGTGGTAAGACCCGAAATCGGTATGTTTTACCGTATGTCGGAAAGCTGGTCGTTCGGAATCGGAAGCGTCTTTTTATGGATGCCGCAGTGGTACCGCGATCCGGCATATAATTTCGACGGCCTCTTTTTGACCGCATCTCTTTCGGCACGCTATCATTTTTAA